A window from Brucella sp. BE17 encodes these proteins:
- a CDS encoding ATP12 family chaperone protein has product MRDKLSDAGAHNQPSDESPVVRAQKLMQTPLPKRFYERVEVAEVEGGFAVHLDGRPVKTPARNLLLLPTAAAVQIVADEFDAQEKHVDPVKMPATRLVNTAIDGIALDPQAVLEDILRFAGTDLLCYRADTPQELVSRQTAQWDPLIDWAETLGARFALAEGVMHVEQPREALAAFGVHLSAFREPIALACLHTMTTLTGSAIVGLAIAKQEITADQGWSLAHIDEDWTIEQWGEDAEASARRKTRLVEMMVADRVLKVL; this is encoded by the coding sequence ATGCGTGACAAATTAAGTGATGCGGGAGCGCACAATCAGCCCTCGGACGAAAGCCCGGTCGTGCGTGCGCAAAAACTGATGCAGACGCCTTTGCCCAAGCGTTTTTATGAGCGCGTGGAAGTAGCTGAGGTTGAAGGCGGTTTTGCCGTGCATCTCGACGGTCGTCCAGTCAAAACGCCAGCGCGTAATCTGCTGCTGCTGCCAACGGCTGCCGCCGTGCAAATCGTGGCTGATGAATTTGACGCGCAGGAAAAGCACGTTGATCCAGTCAAGATGCCCGCGACACGGCTCGTAAATACGGCAATCGACGGCATTGCGCTCGATCCTCAAGCGGTGCTTGAGGATATATTGCGTTTTGCCGGAACTGATCTTCTTTGCTATCGCGCCGACACGCCGCAGGAATTGGTGTCGCGGCAGACAGCACAATGGGATCCATTGATCGATTGGGCCGAGACGCTCGGTGCGCGTTTTGCGCTTGCGGAAGGCGTGATGCATGTTGAGCAACCGCGCGAAGCTTTGGCGGCATTTGGCGTTCATTTGTCTGCTTTCCGTGAGCCGATCGCACTTGCCTGCCTGCATACCATGACGACATTGACCGGCTCGGCCATTGTCGGACTGGCGATTGCCAAACAGGAAATTACCGCTGATCAAGGCTGGTCGCTCGCCCATATTGATGAGGACTGGACAATCGAGCAATGGGGTGAGGATGCGGAAGCCTCCGCACGACGCAAAACCCGGCTGGTCGAAATGATGGTTGCGGACAGGGTGCTCAAAGTTCTTTAG
- a CDS encoding NAD(P)H-hydrate dehydratase yields MFELLSPDEMGDADRWTIESGIRDGFSLMLAAGKSVADVAGGMFSREMPVAVLCGPGNNGGDGYVAAQYLLEAGFEVVCFCSTLPRNGSDALRASVFYKGDVRGIAQFSPASFGGVVDALYGAGLTREIHGAEAIAIAALNGSGLPVVAVDLPSGVSGESGQAQGVVVTATTTVTFFRKKPGHLLQPGRALCGVLHVTDIGISDTVLSKAIKPQTFENAPELWSQNLPVLSVDAHKYSRGHVAVFSGPMHSTGAARLSALAAARSGAGAVTLLSPTDAMTTNAAHLTSIMVRESNTADDAERFILDRKVAAAVLGPGFGNRALARDYTQMLSGSDATTAFKGLVLDADAIVAFEDNPQQLFDIRKNAKTDLIMTPHEGEFRRLFPDIAAHDTSKLDKARMAAKRANAVIVYKGPDTVIAAPDARAAINTNGTPLLATAGSGDVLAGIICGLLAQTMPAFEAACAAVWVHGDTARRFGHGLIAEDLPQLLPNTWSVLAKRE; encoded by the coding sequence ATGTTTGAGCTTCTTTCCCCGGATGAAATGGGTGATGCGGACCGGTGGACCATCGAAAGTGGCATCAGGGATGGTTTTTCGCTGATGCTCGCTGCGGGAAAATCTGTGGCGGATGTGGCAGGCGGTATGTTTTCGCGCGAGATGCCGGTGGCTGTCCTTTGTGGCCCGGGCAATAATGGCGGGGACGGCTATGTTGCTGCGCAATATCTGCTGGAGGCGGGTTTCGAAGTCGTTTGTTTTTGTTCGACGCTGCCACGCAATGGCAGTGATGCCTTACGTGCGTCGGTTTTTTATAAGGGCGATGTGCGCGGTATTGCCCAGTTTTCACCAGCAAGCTTTGGCGGTGTGGTCGATGCCCTTTACGGTGCCGGTCTTACACGTGAAATTCATGGTGCCGAAGCCATTGCCATTGCAGCACTGAACGGCTCAGGCCTGCCGGTGGTTGCCGTTGATTTGCCAAGCGGTGTATCGGGCGAAAGCGGGCAGGCGCAAGGCGTGGTGGTAACGGCGACGACGACCGTCACCTTCTTTCGCAAGAAACCTGGCCATTTGCTACAACCGGGCAGGGCGCTTTGTGGTGTGCTGCATGTCACTGATATTGGAATTTCCGATACTGTTCTTTCCAAAGCTATCAAGCCACAAACTTTTGAGAACGCCCCGGAACTGTGGTCGCAAAACCTGCCCGTCCTTAGCGTCGATGCTCATAAATATAGTCGCGGCCATGTGGCAGTATTTTCAGGACCTATGCATTCGACCGGTGCGGCGCGCCTGTCAGCTCTTGCTGCTGCCAGAAGCGGTGCGGGAGCCGTAACGCTTTTATCACCCACTGACGCCATGACAACGAATGCAGCGCATTTGACCAGTATCATGGTGCGGGAATCAAATACCGCAGATGATGCCGAGCGCTTTATCTTGGATCGAAAAGTGGCGGCCGCGGTTCTGGGGCCGGGCTTTGGTAATAGGGCTCTGGCACGCGACTATACACAAATGCTTTCAGGCAGCGATGCGACAACAGCGTTTAAAGGGCTGGTACTGGATGCCGATGCAATAGTGGCTTTCGAGGACAATCCACAGCAATTATTCGATATTCGCAAAAATGCCAAAACTGATCTGATAATGACGCCGCATGAAGGCGAATTCCGGCGGCTTTTTCCCGATATTGCTGCACACGATACTTCAAAGCTCGACAAGGCGAGGATGGCGGCAAAGCGCGCCAATGCCGTCATTGTCTATAAAGGCCCTGATACAGTAATCGCCGCCCCGGATGCTCGTGCGGCAATCAACACCAATGGCACACCATTGCTTGCCACTGCTGGATCGGGGGATGTACTGGCAGGCATTATATGTGGACTGCTGGCGCAAACCATGCCGGCTTTTGAAGCGGCTTGCGCGGCGGTTTGGGTTCATGGCGACACGGCACGTCGCTTTGGTCATGGGCTGATTGCGGAGGATTTGCCGCAACTATTGCCCAATACCTGGTCTGTATTGGCAAAACGCGAATAA
- a CDS encoding HAD family hydrolase, with protein MSVANTRPIIVFDLDGTLVDTAPDLLESLNHCLTISGLKAADRIALRRYVGQGGRTMIERAFTAQKTEIDDARLDELVEVFRTHYSDHMPGSSFFFPGVIEAMDRFQAHGYDLAVCTNKYEALAKKLLTSMGQASRFASICGADTFPWRKPDPRHLTETIALAAGNRDRAIMVGDSRTDIDTAKAAGIPVVAVDFGYTDLPVQHYEPSRVISHYNEFTLDMAQQLLEAVADPAEAFTD; from the coding sequence ATGTCAGTCGCGAATACCCGCCCTATTATCGTGTTCGACCTTGATGGTACACTTGTCGATACAGCGCCAGACTTGCTGGAAAGCCTCAATCACTGTCTGACCATTTCCGGCCTGAAAGCGGCAGATCGCATTGCATTGCGTCGTTATGTCGGCCAAGGCGGACGAACCATGATCGAGCGGGCCTTCACGGCACAGAAAACAGAAATCGATGATGCCCGGCTCGATGAACTGGTCGAGGTGTTTCGTACGCATTATTCAGATCATATGCCCGGTTCGTCCTTTTTCTTTCCCGGTGTAATCGAGGCTATGGATCGGTTTCAGGCGCACGGGTACGACCTGGCGGTTTGCACCAACAAATACGAGGCTTTGGCAAAAAAGCTTCTGACGAGTATGGGGCAAGCCTCCCGTTTCGCATCGATCTGTGGCGCTGACACATTTCCATGGCGCAAACCTGATCCGCGGCACCTGACCGAAACGATCGCCCTTGCAGCGGGCAATCGTGACCGCGCCATCATGGTGGGCGACAGCCGCACGGATATCGATACGGCAAAAGCTGCAGGTATCCCGGTGGTTGCGGTTGATTTCGGTTACACCGACCTGCCGGTTCAGCATTATGAACCAAGCCGGGTAATTTCACATTATAACGAGTTCACACTGGATATGGCGCAACAGCTTCTAGAAGCTGTTGCCGACCCGGCTGAGGCTTTTACAGATTAA
- the glnA gene encoding type I glutamate--ammonia ligase encodes MTTANDILKQIKDNDIKFVDLRFTDPKGKLQHVTMDVGLVDEEMFEDGVMFDGSSIAGWKAINESDMVLMPDPTTAHIDPFFAQSTLVILCDILDPISGEAYSRDPRTTAKKAEAYMKSLGIGDTVYVGPEAEFFIFDDVKYKADPYNTGFKLDSNELPSNDDTDYETGNLGHRPRVKGGYFPVPPIDSAQDMRSEMLTVLTEMGVTVEKHHHEVAAAQHELGVKFDSLVRNADKMQIFKYVVHQVANAYGKTATFMPKPVFGDNGSGMHVHFSIWKDGKPTFAGNEYAGLSENCLFFIGGVIKHAKAVNAFTNPSTNSYKRLVPGYEAPVLLAYSARNRSASCRIPFGSSPKSKRLEVRFPDPSANPYLCFAALLMAGLDGIKNKIHPGQAMDKDLYDLPAKELKEIPTVSGSLREALQSLDKDREFLKAGGVFEDDQIDSFIELKMAEVMRYEMTPHPVEFDMYYSV; translated from the coding sequence ATGACGACTGCCAATGACATTCTAAAACAGATCAAAGACAACGACATCAAGTTTGTCGACCTTCGCTTTACCGACCCGAAGGGCAAGCTACAGCACGTAACGATGGATGTAGGCCTCGTGGATGAGGAAATGTTCGAGGACGGCGTCATGTTCGACGGCTCCTCGATCGCCGGCTGGAAGGCCATCAACGAATCCGACATGGTCCTGATGCCCGATCCGACGACCGCGCATATCGATCCGTTCTTCGCCCAGTCCACGCTGGTGATCCTGTGTGATATTCTCGATCCGATTTCGGGCGAAGCCTATAGCCGCGACCCGCGCACCACGGCCAAGAAAGCCGAAGCCTACATGAAGTCGCTGGGCATTGGCGACACGGTTTATGTCGGCCCGGAAGCTGAATTCTTCATCTTCGATGACGTCAAGTACAAGGCCGATCCTTACAACACCGGTTTCAAGCTCGATTCAAACGAGCTGCCGTCCAATGACGACACCGATTATGAAACCGGCAATCTCGGCCACCGCCCCCGCGTCAAGGGCGGTTATTTCCCGGTTCCTCCGATCGACAGCGCGCAGGACATGCGTTCTGAAATGCTGACCGTATTGACCGAAATGGGCGTCACCGTCGAAAAGCATCACCATGAGGTGGCCGCAGCACAGCATGAACTCGGCGTCAAATTCGACAGCCTCGTGCGCAATGCCGACAAGATGCAGATTTTCAAATATGTCGTGCATCAGGTCGCCAATGCTTATGGCAAAACCGCAACCTTCATGCCGAAGCCGGTCTTTGGCGATAACGGCTCGGGCATGCATGTGCATTTCTCGATCTGGAAAGACGGCAAGCCGACTTTTGCTGGCAATGAATATGCCGGTCTTTCGGAAAACTGCCTGTTCTTCATTGGCGGCGTCATCAAGCACGCCAAGGCAGTGAATGCATTCACAAACCCATCGACCAACTCCTACAAGCGTCTGGTTCCAGGCTATGAAGCCCCGGTTCTGCTGGCCTACTCAGCCCGCAACCGTTCTGCATCGTGCCGTATTCCGTTCGGTTCATCGCCAAAATCAAAGCGTCTGGAAGTCCGCTTCCCTGATCCGTCGGCAAATCCTTATCTGTGCTTTGCCGCACTTCTGATGGCAGGCCTTGACGGCATCAAGAACAAGATTCACCCGGGACAAGCTATGGACAAGGATCTTTATGATCTGCCAGCCAAGGAACTGAAGGAAATTCCGACCGTCAGCGGTTCTCTGCGTGAAGCTCTGCAGTCGCTCGACAAGGATCGCGAGTTCCTTAAAGCCGGTGGCGTGTTCGAAGACGATCAGATCGACAGCTTCATTGAGCTGAAAATGGCTGAAGTGATGCGTTATGAAATGACCCCGCATCCGGTCGAATTCGACATGTATTATTCGGTCTAA
- the rpiA gene encoding ribose-5-phosphate isomerase RpiA translates to MSDARKLKIAAAAEALTHVKDGMRLGIGTGSTAEEFVRLLAEKVQNGLHVTGVPTSERTASLCRELGVPLTTLDETPHLDLTIDGADEVDGELSLIKGGGGALLREKIVAAASDSMIVIADQSKVVETLGVFALPIEVNRFGLGATIRAIEHAAEKCGLAGPLNLRLKDGSPFVTDGGHYIVDASFGRIPSAKTLSDALFAIPGVVEHGLFIGLARAAVIAGTDGIKTIKRS, encoded by the coding sequence ATGAGTGACGCACGCAAGCTCAAAATTGCAGCGGCTGCCGAAGCCCTGACCCATGTCAAGGATGGCATGCGTCTGGGCATTGGCACAGGCTCTACCGCGGAAGAGTTTGTGCGTTTGCTCGCAGAAAAAGTACAGAATGGTCTGCATGTCACAGGCGTGCCGACATCGGAACGCACCGCCAGTCTTTGCCGTGAACTCGGCGTGCCGCTTACGACACTCGATGAAACTCCGCATCTTGACCTGACGATTGATGGTGCAGACGAAGTCGATGGCGAGTTATCGCTGATCAAAGGCGGTGGCGGGGCGCTTCTGCGCGAGAAAATCGTCGCCGCAGCTTCCGATTCTATGATCGTCATTGCCGATCAGTCGAAAGTCGTGGAAACGCTGGGCGTTTTTGCACTGCCTATCGAGGTCAACCGTTTCGGGCTTGGTGCCACGATACGGGCGATTGAACATGCTGCTGAGAAATGTGGTCTTGCAGGGCCTTTAAACCTGCGTTTAAAAGATGGTTCGCCGTTTGTGACCGACGGCGGACACTATATCGTGGATGCATCTTTTGGCCGTATTCCATCGGCAAAGACATTATCCGACGCTCTCTTCGCCATCCCGGGCGTGGTCGAGCATGGGCTTTTCATCGGGCTGGCGCGCGCGGCAGTGATTGCCGGGACCGATGGCATTAAAACTATCAAGCGGTCTTGA
- a CDS encoding P-II family nitrogen regulator, with product MKKIEAIIKPFKLDEVKEALQEVGLQGITVIEAKGFGRQKGHTELYRGAEYVVDFLPKVKVEVIVADETMDAAIEAIRKAAQTGRIGDGKIFVSNIEEVIRIRTGESGVDAI from the coding sequence ATGAAAAAGATCGAAGCCATCATTAAGCCCTTCAAACTGGATGAAGTGAAGGAAGCCCTTCAGGAAGTCGGCTTGCAGGGTATTACTGTCATCGAAGCCAAGGGCTTTGGACGACAGAAGGGTCATACCGAACTCTACCGTGGTGCCGAATATGTCGTCGACTTTCTTCCAAAGGTGAAGGTTGAAGTCATTGTTGCGGACGAAACCATGGATGCCGCCATCGAGGCCATCCGCAAGGCCGCACAGACCGGTCGTATCGGCGACGGCAAGATTTTCGTATCCAATATCGAAGAAGTCATCCGCATCCGTACCGGTGAATCCGGTGTGGACGCCATCTGA